A region from the Silene latifolia isolate original U9 population chromosome 7, ASM4854445v1, whole genome shotgun sequence genome encodes:
- the LOC141592551 gene encoding mitogen-activated protein kinase kinase SIPKK-like, which yields MAKRGPLNIISLDVPPQQDSLAKFLTQSGTFREGDLFVNKDGIRIVGNSGVDAPPPIKPLDDQISLADVDVIKVIGKGNNVIVQLVQHKWTNQFFALKVIHMNIQESDRKRTAKELEINRSLECPYVVACYQCFYQNNAFYLILEYMDGGSLLDFLRKVRTIPEDHLAAICKQVVKGLHYLHHQKHVIHRDLKPSNLLINHLGEVKITDFGVSAIVASTSAQANTNVGTYYYMGPERFSEETYGARSDIWSLGMVMLECATGKFPYAIPDDGWAATYYSVMQTIIEQPPPRASPDEFSPEFCSFISSCLQKDPKARLSAQQLLEHPFLSMYDDLAIDLASYFTNDGSPLTTL from the exons ATGGCGAAACGAGGCCCTCTCAATATCATCTCACTCGATGTTCCTCCTCAACAAGATTCTCTTGCTAAATTCCt AACTCAAAGCGGTACGTTTCGAGAAGGTGATCTCTTTGTGAATAAAGATGGAATTCGAATTGTCGGCAACTCTGGTGTTGATGCT CCTCCTCCGATCAAGCCATTGGACGACCAGATAAGCTTAGCTGATGTGGACGTAATCAAGGTCATTGGTAAAGGAAATAATGTAATCGTGCAATTGGTGCAGCACAAATGGACTAACCAATTCTTCGCCTTAAAG GTTATTCACATGAACATCCAAGAGTCTGATCGTAAGCGGACTGCAAAAGAATTGGAAATTAACCGATCACTGGAATGCCCCTATGTTGTAGCCTGCTACCAGTGTTTCTACCAAAATAATGCCTTCTACTTAATATTGGAGTACATGGATGGTGGATCTCTTTTAGATTTCTTGAGAAAAGTTCGCACAATCCCCGAAGATCACCTTGCTGCAATTTGTAAGCAG GTTGTAAAAGGTTtgcattatcttcatcaccagaAGCACGTTATTCACAGAGATTTAAAGCCTTCAAATTTGCTGATAAATCATTTAGGAGAAGTGAAAATTACTGATTTTGGTGTTAGTGCAATTGTTGCTAGTACCTCTGCTCAAGCTAATACAAATGTCGGGACGTACTATTATATGGGC CCCGAGAGATTCAGTGAAGAGACCTATGGAGCTAGAAGCGACATTTGGAGTTTGGGTATGGTCATGCTTGAATGTGCAACAGGAAAATTTCCTTATGCGATACCAGACGACGGTTGGGCAGCAACCTATTATTCAGTTATGCAAACTATTATTGAACAGCCTCCACCTCGCGCTTCTCCTGATGAGTTTTCTCCAGAGTTCTGCTCATTTATTTCATCATG TTTGCAGAAAGACCCAAAGGCTAGACTATCGGCTCAACAACTACTG GAACATCCTTTCCTGAGTATGTATGATGACTTGGCCATCGATCTTGCATCATACTTCACCAATGATGGATCTCCGCTAACAACCTTGTAG